One genomic window of Saccopteryx bilineata isolate mSacBil1 chromosome 4, mSacBil1_pri_phased_curated, whole genome shotgun sequence includes the following:
- the EMC4 gene encoding ER membrane protein complex subunit 4 isoform X2, protein MNLFIMYMAGNTISIFPTMMVCMMAWRPIQALMAISATFKMLESSSQKFLQGLVYLIGNLMGLALAVYKCQSMGLLPTHASDWLAFIEPPERMEFSGGGLLL, encoded by the exons ATGAACCTCTTCATCATGTACATGGCAGGCAATACTATCTCCATCTTTCCTACTATGATGGTGTGTATGATGGCTTGGCGACCCATTCAGGCACTTATGGCCATTTCAGCCA CTTTCAAGATGCTAGAAAGTTCAAGCCAGAagttccttcagggtttggtgtATCTCATTGGGAACCTCATGGGTTTGGCATTGGCTGTTTATAAATGCCAGTCCATGGGACTGTTGCCTACGCATGCATCAGATTGGTTAGCCTTCATTGAACCCCCTGAG AGGATGGAGTTCAGTGGTGGAGGACTGCTTTTGTGA
- the EMC4 gene encoding ER membrane protein complex subunit 4 isoform X3, translating into MTAQGSLVANRGRRFKWAIELSGPGGGSRGRSDRGGGQGDSLYPVGYLDKQVPDTSVQETDRILVEKRCWDIALGPLKQIPMNLFIMYMAGNTISIFPTMMVCMMAWRPIQALMAISAKDGVQWWRTAFVILRKKHLVPVYLDLIYNLLSPCGSSSA; encoded by the exons ATGACGGCTCAGGGGAGCCTGGTGGCCAACCGAGGCCGGCGCTTCAAGTGGGCTATTGAACTGAGCGggcctggaggaggcagcag GGGCCGAAGTGACCGGGGTGGTGGCCAGGGAGACTCGCTGTACCCAGTCGGTTACTTGGACAAACAAGTACCTGATACCAGCGTTCAAGAGACAGACCGGATCCTGGTGGAGAAG CGCTGCTGGGACATTGCTTTGGGTCCCCTCAAACAGATTCCCATGAACCTCTTCATCATGTACATGGCAGGCAATACTATCTCCATCTTTCCTACTATGATGGTGTGTATGATGGCTTGGCGACCCATTCAGGCACTTATGGCCATTTCAGCCA AGGATGGAGTTCAGTGGTGGAGGACTGCTTTTGTGATCCTGAGAAAGAAGCATCTGGTGCCTGTGTATTTGGATCTCATTTACAACCTTCTTTCGCCCTGTGGCTCCTCCTCAGCATAG
- the EMC4 gene encoding ER membrane protein complex subunit 4 isoform X1: MTAQGSLVANRGRRFKWAIELSGPGGGSRGRSDRGGGQGDSLYPVGYLDKQVPDTSVQETDRILVEKRCWDIALGPLKQIPMNLFIMYMAGNTISIFPTMMVCMMAWRPIQALMAISATFKMLESSSQKFLQGLVYLIGNLMGLALAVYKCQSMGLLPTHASDWLAFIEPPERMEFSGGGLLL, translated from the exons ATGACGGCTCAGGGGAGCCTGGTGGCCAACCGAGGCCGGCGCTTCAAGTGGGCTATTGAACTGAGCGggcctggaggaggcagcag GGGCCGAAGTGACCGGGGTGGTGGCCAGGGAGACTCGCTGTACCCAGTCGGTTACTTGGACAAACAAGTACCTGATACCAGCGTTCAAGAGACAGACCGGATCCTGGTGGAGAAG CGCTGCTGGGACATTGCTTTGGGTCCCCTCAAACAGATTCCCATGAACCTCTTCATCATGTACATGGCAGGCAATACTATCTCCATCTTTCCTACTATGATGGTGTGTATGATGGCTTGGCGACCCATTCAGGCACTTATGGCCATTTCAGCCA CTTTCAAGATGCTAGAAAGTTCAAGCCAGAagttccttcagggtttggtgtATCTCATTGGGAACCTCATGGGTTTGGCATTGGCTGTTTATAAATGCCAGTCCATGGGACTGTTGCCTACGCATGCATCAGATTGGTTAGCCTTCATTGAACCCCCTGAG AGGATGGAGTTCAGTGGTGGAGGACTGCTTTTGTGA